CAGGGTGTTCCACAAACAGGTACTCCAACCTTCCAAGGTGGCGACCCATTGGTTCCAATTGATGAAACAGTAGAGCCAACTTTCGAAGATGGAAGCAAAGAGAAGACTATTCCAGGTCAAGGAACCTACACGATTGCACCAGACGGAACTGTAACTTTCACCCCAGACAAGCAGTTTGTCGGAAACCCAGATTCAGTCACAGTGAAACGTGTTGATAAGAATGGCACTCCAGTTACTGCGACTTACAGTCCAGAGTTTACTAAGGTGACTCCAACAGGTTCAGGTGATAAGACAGAAGGACTTCAAGGTCAAGTCCAAGAAGGTAAAGTGACCTTCACGTCAGGCCATGACTCAGTTCCATTCCCAGCTGATTCGACACCACTATTTGACAATGGTACAGCTGTGAAAGAAGTGCCAAATGTTGGTAAGTTCGAAGTGGACGCAGACGGAAAAGTGACTTTCACTCCTGATAAACAGTTCAAGGGTGAAACACCAGAGCTTGATTTGACTCGTGTGGATGCCAATGGAACTCCTGTTACAGTCAAGTACCAAGCGGTGGTGAAAGAAGTAGTTCCAACCAGCACTAACGCAACCAGCACAGGTCCTCAAGGTGTTCCACAAACGGGCACTCCAAGCTTCCAAGGTGGCGACCCACTAGTTCCAATCGATGAAACAGTAGAGCCAACTTTCGAAGATGGAAGCAAAGAGAAGTCTATTCCAGGTCAAGGAACCTACACAATTGCGCCAGATGGAACTGTAACTTTCACGCCAGACAAGCAGTTTGTTGGAAACCCAGATCCAGTCACAGTGAAACGTGTGGATAAGAACGGCACCCCAGTTACTGCAACCTACAGTCCAGAGTTTACTAAGGTGACTCCTACAGGAACTGGTGCAACCAGCATAGGTCCTCAAGGTGTTCCACAAACGGGCACTCCAAGCTTCCAAGGCGGCGATCCACTGGTCCCAATCGATGAAACAGTCGAGCCAACTTTCGAAGATGGAAGCAAAGAGAAATCTATTCCAGGTCAAGGAACTTACACGATTGCACCAGACGGAACTGTAACTTTCACACCAGACAAACAGTTTGTCGGAAACCCAGATCCAGTCACAGTCAAACGTGTAGATAAGAATGGCACTCCAGTTACTGCGACTTACAGTCCAGAGTTTACTAAGGTGACTCCAACTGGTAAAGATACTTCTTCAGTTAACATTAAGGGTCTTGTTCAAACAGGTACGCCAACATTTGAAGGTGGTAATCCGCTTGTTCCAATCGATGAAACTGTGGCGGCGACATTTGAAGATGGATCAACTGAAAAAGTGATTCCAGGTGAAGGAACTTATGCAATCTCACCAGATGGCATCGTCACCTTCACTCCAGAAGCTAATTTTGTAGGAAAAGGAACAGGCGTAACGATTGTCCGTAAGGATAAGAACGGAACTCCAGTTACTGCAAGCTATCGTCCAACAGTTGTAGATCCATCTACTGGTCATGATACGGCTTCTACAGGAGCAAAAGGCCAACCACAAGTGGCAACACCAACGTTTGAAGGACATATCGATTCGACTGTACCACCAACCTTTGAGGATGGTAGCACGACTATGGTTGTTCCGGGTGAAGGAAGCTATACAATTGATAAAGATGGTAAGATTACCTTTACTCCAGAACCAGACTTTGTTGGTACAGCTAAAGGATTGATTGTGAAACGTTTGGATATGTATGGAAATGTAGTTACTGCTCATTACACACCAACTGTCCTTGGACAAACACAAGTGAGTGATGCGACATCAGAAGGTCTTAAAGGTCAAACTCAGACTGGTAAACCAAACTTTACAGGTGATGTCGATCTGACAGTTCCGCCAACCTTTGAAGATGGAACAACTGAAAAAGTCGTTCCAGGTGAAGGAACTTATGTAATCTCACCAGATGGCACCGTCACCTTTACCCCTGAGGCAGACTTTGTAGGACAAGCCAAAGGTGTGAAAGTGATCCGTAAAGACCGTAATGGAAATATCATTTCAGGATTCTATATTCCAACAGTAGTAGAACTTCCTGTGATTGAAAATCCAGAACAACAAGGTATTACAGAAGAAAGAACTACTAAAACTCTTCCAAATACGGGTTCTGAGGAGACATCTCACTTGACAGCTGGTCTATTGGCTGCTTTATCAGGTATGGGATTAATTTCTCTAGCTCAAAGAAAAAAATCTGAGGAAGAATAATTAGTGGTGAAAGTCATCTAGTAAGTTGTTTTAGATACTTGATTGAAATGATTACATTCATTGCTATCTAAGAAGATGTCAGTCTAACAGAAAGAGAGAACCAATTGGTTCTCTCTTTTTGGTAATTGATTTGAAAATCGTTTAATTATTCTGCATCAATTATTCACAATTTTACTAAAGTGGTATAATATAGCTATACGAGGAGGCTCGACTTTGATTTATATAATTGGTTTTGCTTGTTTTTTACTTTTAATGTTACTGTTTTCTCGTCTCATTCAGCAATCAAAGAACCCTTCGGGCTTTCTAGGAAAACGAATGATGAAATTGTGGAATAGAGCCTATCTCCCCATGTTTGTATGGGCAATTCGTCATCTGGATAGGACATTTTACCCTGTAATCTTAGATGTAGGAGTTGGAAATGGTCGTTCAACTATCCTGCTGAAAGAAACTTTTCCGCAAAGTACCATAACTGGAATCGATATTTCAGATACTGCAATAGCTCAAGCCAAACAGGTAGAGATGACTAATCTAAATTTTGAACGAAGAGACGTTAGGGAGACAGGCTTTTCTGATGAAAGTTTTGATTTAATCACAGCCTTTCAAACTCATTTTCATTGGCAGGATCTAGAGGCTTCTTTTATGGAACTTCGAAGAATACTCAAATCAGACGGGATGCTCTTACTGGCTTGTGAATATAATAAGTTGTCTTACTTTTTACCAGAGGTCCAAAGCGAAGAAGCATTTAGACGATTCTTGTTGTTAATAGGGCTTGAGCTTATAACTAGTCAAAGAAAGGGATCGTGGATCCTTTATAAAATTGTTAAACATTAATGGAGGTACAATCATGAAACAATTATTTTTATGTTCATACTTTGCTGGAGTCAAAAAGCTTTTTAGCGATTATGCAAAGGAAAAGAATCTAGAAAACAAGGTTTTATTTATTCCTACCGCTGGGAACAAAGAGGATTATACTGCCTATATCGATGAGGCTCAGCAAACATTCAAAGATTTAGGATTTGAGATAGAGGTTTTAGATATTGCTTCTTGTGATCGAGAAACTGCACAGGCAAAGATTTTCCAAAGCAAAATTCTTTATATCTCTGGCGGGAATACATTTTATTTATTACAAGAATTAAAGAAAAAACAACTCCTATCTCTTATCAAAGAACAAATAAGAGATGGGCTGATCTATGTGGGGGAATCAGCAGGGGCTATCATTACTGCCAAGGATATTGACTACAATAAGCTCATGGATGACAAGACGGTAGCGAAAGAGTTATCGGATACAACGGGATTGAATGAAGTGGAGTTTTACATCCTTCCACATTATGGTGAGGAGCCTTTTACTGATAGTAGCAAGAAGACCTTTGAAACCTATAAAAATCAGCTCGACTTAATGCGAATGAACAATTCACAAGCTGTTATTGTAAATGATAAAGAAATAAAAGTTGTTTCTGAACAGGATTAAAATAATTTTTTTCGCTATTATGACATCTATTCTAATACGTTGTCCCTTTTAAAAAGAAAAGGGAAGATAATATAAGTTTATGGCAGTTTTCCCTTGACAAATATTCATTTTGCGTGTAAAATGGAATAGATCTTGAACTTGAAGGGAGTGAAAAAAATGTCTAAAACAGTAGTACGTAAGAATGAATCTCTTGACGATGCACTTCGTCGTTTCAAACGTGCGGTTACTAAAGCTGGTACTCTTCAAGAAACACGCAAACGTGAATTCTATGAAAAGCCTTCTGTAAAACGTAAACGTAAATCAGAAGCAGCTCGTAAACGTAAAAAATTCTAATTTGAAATGAAAGGCTAGACTTGTCTAGTCTTTTTTTTGCATAGTATTTAGAGGAACAAATTCTTATGAAAGAGTATATAAAAGAATATCAAAAGATGCGTGAAAATCACTTGGAAGATTGGGGTTATTGTGCTAATCCGATAGATTGGAAGGAATTTGAAGAGTCAAACAAAAGAATTTTTGAAGAATATTTGACCGATTCAAAAGTATTGTCTGACAAGGTTTTAAGAGTAAAATTGTACAATAGCTTATTGCTAGATGATATTCAATATTTTGCCTATTATGCGGCGTTTTTAGATGGGGATTATACACAGTTAAACAACGCGCTATGGCAAACAGGAAGAACTGAGTTGATGAGAGGCGGTTTGTTAGCAAGTGGAACCATTTACACAGAAGGGATTTTGAAAGGCTTGTTTACCTCTTTTGCTTGTAACGATTTTTCAGCCATTCCATCATTCATCCCCAAAGATTTACCCTTGTTGAAAGGAACCTATTATCCAGAAAATGTGATGAATCTTTTATACGCTCTTTATTATCAAGATGAAGAAAGATTATCCGAGTCTCTCTTGCGTGCACAACAGTTTTTAGGGAAGAAAAAACGAACTGGCATGGAAGAATTTTCTGTTCGGTATTTTATAAGTTTGGCAAGAAAAGATGCAGTTGCATTAAGTGAGTCCTTACAAAACTTATGCCAAGCTTATCAGAGACGAGGTTACCCCTATGAAAAAATTGATAAGTGCTTTGCGGATGAGATTCATGGTCTATATCGTTTAGTACGATTTTTTGACCATTCCTTGTTCGAAGAAGTCAGTATGCCATCTCATAAGACTTTTTTGAAGGAGTTTGAAGAATGGCAAGTCCAAAATCAGTTTCCACAAGGTCAACAGTTCTATACCTATCCTCAAGCTATGGCTGATGCAAACAGAATGTTAACAAAAGGTTTCCCAAGAATTTACTTAGAAAAATCTGGAAGGGACTTAGTGATAGACGTTGACCGATTTGCAGTAGATTTGTCTCGGTTAATTTAAAAGAGTACGAAAAGACTTACTAGTCAAATCTTTTCCCAAGCTACATCAAATAAATACTGTAAATCCTGCAAAAAAAGGAAACTTCCACCTACAATCTGATATAATAGTAGGGAGAACTCGATTGAAGGAGGAAATTATGTCGGTTTTAGTAAGAGATGTCATTGAAAAACTCAGACTAGATATTGTCTATGGTGAAGGCGAATTACTTGAAAAAGAAATCAATACTGCGGACATTATGAGACCTGGTCTTGAAATGACGGGCTATTTTGATTACTATACACCAGAACGGATTCAGCTGTTAGGGATGAAGGAGTGGTCCTATTTAGTTGCTATGCCTGCCCAGAACCGTTATCAAGTTTTGAAGAAAATGTTTCTACCTGAAACACCTGCGGTTATCGTGGCTCGTGGTCTGGTAGTGCCAGAGGAAATGTTGAGGGCTGCTAGAGAATGTAAGATTGCGATTTTAACCAGTCGAACAGCAACCAGTCGTTTATCTGGAGAACTTTCTAGCTACCTTGATTCCCGTTTGGCTAAACGTACTAGCGTGCATGGTGTCTTGATGGATATCTATGGCATGGGTGTCTTGATCCAAGGGGATAGTGGTATCAGTAAGAGCGAGACAGGTCTTGAACTTGTGAAGCGTGGACACCGTCTAGTAGCAGACGATCGTGTAGATATTTATTCTAAGGATGAGATGACTCTTTGGGGCGAACCTGCTGAAATCTTGAAACATTTACTTGAGATTCGTGGAGTTGGGATTATCGATATCATGAGTCTCTATGGTGCAAGTGCTGTAAAAGATTCTTCACAAGTTCAGCTAGCAGTTTATTTGGAAAATTATGATACGCATAAGACCTTTGACCGTCTAGGAAACAATGCCGAAGAACTCGAAGTTTCTGGTGTAACGATTCCGCGTATCCGCATCCCAGTAAAAACAGGACGCAATATCTCCGTTGTTATTGAGGCGGCTGCCATGAACTATCGTGCTAAAGAAATGGGCTTTGATGCGACACGTTTATTTGAAGAACGCTTGACAAATCTAATCGCTCAAAATGAGGTGAAACATGATTAATCCAGTCGCATTTGAAATTGGTCCCTTTGCTATTCGTTGGTATGCTTTGTGTATTGTAGCTGGTTTGGTTTTAGCAGTCTACCTTGCCATGAAAGAAGCTCCTAAAAAGAGAATTCTATCAGATGATATTTTGGATTTTATCCTGATTGCTTTTCCAGTAGCTATTTTAGGTGCTAGACTATACTACGTACTCTTTCGCTTAGATTATTATCTGCAAAATCCAGGTGAAATCATCGCCATCTGGAATGGTGGCTTGGCCATTTACGGAGGATTGATAGCGGGTGCTATTGTCCTTTATATCTTTGCAGATAGAAAGCTGATTAATACTTGGGATTTCTTAGATATTGCAGCACCGAGCGTCATGATTGCCCAGAGTTTAGGGCGCTGGGGGAACTTCTTTAACCAAGAAGCCTACGGTGCAGCAGTAGATAGTCTGGATTATTTGCCAGACTTTATCCGTGATCAGATGTACATTGAGGGGAGCTACCGTCAGCCGACCTTCCTATATGAGTCGGTTTGGAATCTAATTGGATTTGCTTTGATTCTGATTTTTAGAAGAAAATTGAAGGGAATCAGACGTGGTCATATCACTGCTTTCTACTTGATTTGGTATGGTTTTGGTCGTATGATCATCGAAGGGATGCGGACGGATAGTCTCATGTTCTTTGGCCTACGAGTTTCCCAATGGTTATCAGTTATCCTTATCGGACTCGGTATTTTTATCATACTTTATCAAAATCGAAAGAAAGCCCCTTTCTATCATACAGAGGAGGAAAAATAAATGTTAGAAGTTGCATATATACTTGTTGCGATTGCTTTGATTGTCTGTTTAGTCTATTTGACAATCACGATTCAAAAAGCCGGTCGTATGATTGATGAGACAGAGAAAACCATCAAAACGTTGAGCTCAGATGTGAACGTTACCTTGCATCAGACCAATGAATTGTTGGTTAAGGTCAATGTGTTAGCAGACGATATCAATATCAAAGTTGCGACGATTGATCCACTTTTTACAGCGGTGGCGGACTTGTCAGAGTCAGTATCTGATCTCAACCAACATGCGCGTGTTTTAGGTAAAAAAGCTTCATCTGCTGGTTCAAAAACCATTAAAACAGGTGCAGGCTTGTCAGCTCTCCGTGTCGCAAGTAAATTTTTCAAAAAATAAAAAAGGAGAAATCTCATGGGAAAACTATCCTCTATCCTTTTAGGAACAGTTTCAGGTGCTGCTCTTGCTTTGTTTTTGACGAGTGACAAGGGTAAGCAAGTTTGTAGTCAAGCTCAGGATTTTCTAGATGATTTGAGAGAAGATCCAGAATATGCTAGAGAGCAAGTCTGTGAAAAACTAACAGAAGTGAAGGAACAGGCAACTGACTTTGTGCTGAAAACAAAGGAACAAGTAGAATCTGGTGAAATCACTTTTGATAGTGTCCTTGACCAAGCTAAAAACTGTGCTCGACAAGCGACAGAAGCATCCAAGGAAACCTTTAACAATCTCAAGGAGCAATGGCAAGAACAGTCAGCAACTCCAGACGTCGCTGAAGACCAAGAA
This Streptococcus oralis DNA region includes the following protein-coding sequences:
- a CDS encoding DUF948 domain-containing protein → MLEVAYILVAIALIVCLVYLTITIQKAGRMIDETEKTIKTLSSDVNVTLHQTNELLVKVNVLADDINIKVATIDPLFTAVADLSESVSDLNQHARVLGKKASSAGSKTIKTGAGLSALRVASKFFKK
- the lgt gene encoding prolipoprotein diacylglyceryl transferase produces the protein MINPVAFEIGPFAIRWYALCIVAGLVLAVYLAMKEAPKKRILSDDILDFILIAFPVAILGARLYYVLFRLDYYLQNPGEIIAIWNGGLAIYGGLIAGAIVLYIFADRKLINTWDFLDIAAPSVMIAQSLGRWGNFFNQEAYGAAVDSLDYLPDFIRDQMYIEGSYRQPTFLYESVWNLIGFALILIFRRKLKGIRRGHITAFYLIWYGFGRMIIEGMRTDSLMFFGLRVSQWLSVILIGLGIFIILYQNRKKAPFYHTEEEK
- a CDS encoding YtxH domain-containing protein — its product is MGKLSSILLGTVSGAALALFLTSDKGKQVCSQAQDFLDDLREDPEYAREQVCEKLTEVKEQATDFVLKTKEQVESGEITFDSVLDQAKNCARQATEASKETFNNLKEQWQEQSATPDVAEDQEEIIIDITEV
- the hprK gene encoding HPr(Ser) kinase/phosphatase; the encoded protein is MSVLVRDVIEKLRLDIVYGEGELLEKEINTADIMRPGLEMTGYFDYYTPERIQLLGMKEWSYLVAMPAQNRYQVLKKMFLPETPAVIVARGLVVPEEMLRAARECKIAILTSRTATSRLSGELSSYLDSRLAKRTSVHGVLMDIYGMGVLIQGDSGISKSETGLELVKRGHRLVADDRVDIYSKDEMTLWGEPAEILKHLLEIRGVGIIDIMSLYGASAVKDSSQVQLAVYLENYDTHKTFDRLGNNAEELEVSGVTIPRIRIPVKTGRNISVVIEAAAMNYRAKEMGFDATRLFEERLTNLIAQNEVKHD
- a CDS encoding class I SAM-dependent methyltransferase produces the protein MIYIIGFACFLLLMLLFSRLIQQSKNPSGFLGKRMMKLWNRAYLPMFVWAIRHLDRTFYPVILDVGVGNGRSTILLKETFPQSTITGIDISDTAIAQAKQVEMTNLNFERRDVRETGFSDESFDLITAFQTHFHWQDLEASFMELRRILKSDGMLLLACEYNKLSYFLPEVQSEEAFRRFLLLIGLELITSQRKGSWILYKIVKH
- the rpsU gene encoding 30S ribosomal protein S21; this translates as MSKTVVRKNESLDDALRRFKRAVTKAGTLQETRKREFYEKPSVKRKRKSEAARKRKKF
- a CDS encoding Type 1 glutamine amidotransferase-like domain-containing protein — encoded protein: MKQLFLCSYFAGVKKLFSDYAKEKNLENKVLFIPTAGNKEDYTAYIDEAQQTFKDLGFEIEVLDIASCDRETAQAKIFQSKILYISGGNTFYLLQELKKKQLLSLIKEQIRDGLIYVGESAGAIITAKDIDYNKLMDDKTVAKELSDTTGLNEVEFYILPHYGEEPFTDSSKKTFETYKNQLDLMRMNNSQAVIVNDKEIKVVSEQD